One window from the genome of Pseudomonadota bacterium encodes:
- a CDS encoding metallopeptidase TldD-related protein gives MRDDSNQRRLTRRDFLAAAGSGLVLGPAFLASCGAPAEPTAFVPRAAAPPAATYFARFGVDEALMSRVLGEALARGGEYADLYFQHEVVNYLALEDGAVNQAYARIKLGCGVRVLQGDQTGFAFTEDLSPEALSSAARTAAVVANAAGVPGPAAFARGAPPNYYMIDQPWSSVSLDRKIPFLDRANAAAAAFDKRIVKVRVFVSDTESRVLVANSAGGIVEDFRPMTTAYCTCVAEDKGRREENYHSFGKRRGFEQYSDAVMTELGETAARKAVVLFEAAPPPAGEYPVVLAPGLSGILLHEAMGHGFEADFNRKGISVYSGRVGQKVAPEFVTIVDDGTVPNERGSLNVDDEGQATARTVLVENGVLVGYLHDLISARHFGVAPTGNGRRDCYMFPPVPRMRNTYMLNGPHDPAEILRSVKKGIYAETFSNGQVNIGAGDFSFYLKNGYLIEDGKLGRPVKDANLIGFGPKVLEQVQMVGNDLALDRGAGTCGKDGQRVPVGMGLPTVKCGGISVGGVNDG, from the coding sequence ATGCGCGACGACTCCAACCAAAGGCGGCTGACGCGCCGCGACTTCCTGGCCGCGGCGGGCTCCGGCCTCGTGCTCGGACCGGCCTTCCTCGCAAGCTGCGGGGCGCCCGCCGAGCCGACCGCCTTCGTCCCGCGAGCGGCCGCGCCGCCCGCGGCGACGTACTTCGCGCGCTTCGGCGTCGACGAGGCGCTGATGAGCCGCGTGCTCGGCGAGGCGCTCGCCCGGGGCGGCGAGTACGCCGACCTGTACTTCCAGCACGAGGTCGTCAACTACCTCGCGCTCGAGGACGGCGCCGTGAACCAGGCGTACGCCCGGATCAAGCTCGGCTGCGGCGTGCGCGTCCTCCAGGGCGACCAGACCGGCTTCGCGTTCACCGAGGATCTCTCGCCCGAGGCGCTCTCGAGCGCCGCGCGCACCGCCGCGGTCGTCGCCAACGCCGCCGGCGTCCCGGGTCCTGCGGCGTTCGCGCGCGGAGCCCCGCCGAACTACTACATGATCGATCAGCCCTGGTCCTCGGTCTCGCTCGATCGCAAGATCCCGTTCCTCGATCGCGCGAACGCGGCGGCGGCGGCGTTCGACAAGCGCATCGTCAAGGTGCGCGTCTTCGTGAGCGACACCGAGAGCCGCGTGCTCGTCGCGAACAGCGCGGGCGGGATCGTCGAGGACTTCCGGCCGATGACCACCGCGTACTGCACGTGCGTCGCCGAGGACAAGGGGCGCCGCGAGGAGAACTACCACAGCTTCGGCAAGCGCCGGGGCTTCGAGCAGTACAGCGACGCCGTCATGACCGAGCTCGGAGAGACCGCCGCGCGCAAGGCGGTCGTGCTGTTCGAGGCCGCGCCGCCGCCGGCGGGCGAGTACCCCGTCGTGCTCGCGCCGGGCCTCTCCGGCATCCTCCTGCACGAGGCGATGGGGCACGGCTTCGAGGCCGACTTCAACCGCAAGGGGATCTCGGTCTACTCGGGCCGCGTCGGCCAGAAGGTGGCGCCCGAGTTCGTGACGATCGTCGACGACGGCACCGTGCCGAACGAGCGGGGCTCCCTCAACGTCGACGACGAGGGACAGGCGACGGCGCGCACCGTGCTCGTGGAGAACGGCGTGCTGGTCGGCTACCTGCACGACCTGATCTCCGCGCGGCACTTCGGCGTCGCGCCCACGGGCAACGGCCGCCGCGACTGCTACATGTTCCCGCCCGTGCCGCGGATGCGGAACACGTACATGCTGAACGGCCCGCACGATCCGGCGGAGATCCTCCGGTCGGTCAAGAAGGGGATCTACGCCGAGACGTTCTCCAACGGCCAGGTCAACATCGGCGCCGGCGACTTCAGCTTCTACCTGAAGAACGGGTACCTCATCGAGGACGGCAAGCTCGGCCGGCCGGTGAAGGACGCGAACCTGATAGGCTTCGGCCCCAAGGTGCTCGAGCAGGTGCAGATGGTCGGCAACGATCTCGCGCTCGACAGGGGCGCCGGGACCTGCGGCAAGGACGGCCAGCGGGTGCCCGTCGGCATGGGGCTGCCGACCGTGAAGTGCGGCGGCATCTCGGTCGGAGGTGTGAACGATGGATGA
- a CDS encoding TldD/PmbA family protein codes for MDERSMRDLAGRAISEARAAGAQDARAFVTRSRDVTVEWRDGKLDRIRESTAQSLSVSLYVDGRFSASGTSDLRPDAVAQFVRGMVGATRTLAPDPHRHLPDPARYAGATQADLQISDPAVATVAPDARLADARRLEEAARAGDGDGRIVSVTAGVGDTEAAWVGMSTNGFDATERSTSFGRSIEVAVRDAGDRKPEGYAYADACFAADLPSIEALGAEALRRADGQRGSKQAPTGSYEVVIENRVVSRLARYLFGALAGEDLQQKSSFLEGKLGARIGSELLTVTSDPHLPRGLATSAWDSEGMVTSKLPVFEKGVVKTYFLDTYYASKLGAQPTTGEWNNLVWTKGKRDAAAMIAGMKKGIFVTDFTGGNSNGTTGDFSLGIKGFYVEKGAIAHPVSEMNLAGNHLEIWKQLVEVGNDPWTSAGNRAPSLRFKKAQCSGT; via the coding sequence ATGGATGAGAGGAGCATGCGGGATCTGGCGGGGCGCGCCATCTCCGAGGCGAGGGCCGCGGGGGCGCAGGACGCCCGCGCGTTCGTCACGCGCAGCCGCGACGTGACGGTGGAGTGGCGCGACGGCAAGCTCGACAGGATTCGCGAGTCCACGGCGCAGAGCCTCTCGGTCTCGCTCTACGTCGACGGCCGCTTCTCCGCGAGCGGGACCTCGGACCTCCGGCCCGACGCGGTGGCGCAGTTCGTGCGGGGGATGGTCGGCGCGACGCGCACCCTCGCCCCGGATCCGCACCGCCACCTCCCGGATCCGGCCCGGTACGCGGGCGCGACCCAGGCGGACCTCCAGATCTCCGATCCGGCGGTCGCGACGGTGGCCCCGGACGCGCGGCTCGCCGACGCCCGGCGGCTCGAGGAGGCGGCGCGCGCAGGCGACGGCGACGGGAGGATCGTCTCCGTGACCGCGGGCGTGGGCGACACCGAGGCCGCGTGGGTCGGCATGTCCACGAACGGCTTCGACGCGACCGAGAGGAGCACCTCGTTCGGGCGGAGCATCGAGGTGGCGGTCCGCGACGCGGGCGACCGCAAGCCCGAGGGGTACGCGTACGCCGACGCGTGCTTCGCGGCGGATCTCCCGTCGATCGAGGCGCTCGGCGCCGAGGCGCTCCGCCGTGCGGACGGCCAGCGCGGCTCGAAGCAGGCGCCGACCGGCTCGTACGAGGTGGTGATCGAGAACCGCGTGGTGAGCCGGCTCGCCAGGTACCTGTTCGGCGCGCTCGCAGGCGAGGATCTCCAGCAGAAGAGCTCCTTCCTCGAGGGCAAGCTCGGCGCCCGGATCGGCTCGGAGCTGCTCACCGTGACGAGCGATCCGCACCTCCCGCGCGGGCTCGCGACGTCGGCGTGGGACAGCGAGGGGATGGTCACGTCGAAGCTGCCGGTGTTCGAGAAGGGCGTCGTGAAGACCTACTTCCTCGACACGTACTACGCGTCCAAGCTGGGCGCGCAGCCCACCACCGGCGAGTGGAACAACCTCGTGTGGACCAAGGGCAAGCGCGACGCGGCCGCGATGATCGCCGGGATGAAGAAGGGGATCTTCGTCACCGACTTCACGGGCGGCAACTCGAACGGCACGACCGGCGACTTCTCGCTCGGCATCAAGGGGTTCTACGTCGAGAAGGGCGCGATCGCGCACCCGGTCTCGGAGATGAACCTCGCGGGGAACCACCTCGAGATCTGGAAGCAGCTCGTCGAGGTGGGCAACGACCCCTGGACCTCGGCGGGCAACCGCGCGCCCAGCCTGCGCTTCAAGAAGGCGCAGTGCTCCGGGACGTAG